In Kogia breviceps isolate mKogBre1 chromosome 19, mKogBre1 haplotype 1, whole genome shotgun sequence, a single genomic region encodes these proteins:
- the ENO3 gene encoding beta-enolase, translating into MAMQKIFAREILDSRGNPTVEVDLHTAKGRFRAAVPSGASTGIYEALELRDGDKSRYLGKGVLKAVEHINKTLGPALLEKKLSVVDQEKVDKFMIELDGTENKSKFGANAILGVSLAVCKAGAAEKGVPLYRHIADLAGNPDLILPVPAFNVINGGSHAGNKLAMQEFMILPVGARSFREAMRIGAEVYHHLKGVIKAKYGKDATNVGDEGGFAPNILENNEALELLKTAIQAAGYPDKVVIGMDVAASEFYRHGKYDLDFKSPDDPARHISGEELGELYKSFIKSYPVVSIEDPFDQDDWATWTSFLSGVNIQIVGDDLTVTNPKRISQAVEKKACNCLLLKVNQIGSVTESIQACKLAQSNGWGVMVSHRSGETEDTFIADLVVGLCTGQIKTGAPCRSERLAKYNQLMRIEEALGDKAVFAGRKFRNPKAK; encoded by the exons ATGGCCATGCAGAAAATCTTTGCCCGAGAAATCCTGGACTCCAGGGGCAACCCCACAGTGGAGGTGGACCTGCACACGGCCAAGG GCCGATTCCGAGCAGCTGTGCCCAGTGGAGCTTCCACAGGTATCTATGAAGCTCTGGAACTAAGAGATGGAGACAAATCTCGCTACCTGGGGAAAG GGGTCCTGAAGGCCGTGGAACACATCAATAAGACTCTAGGCCCCGCACTGCTGGAAAAG AAACTAAGCGTGGTGGATCAAGAAAAAGTTGACAAATTTATGATTGAGCTGGATGGGACAGAGAATAAGT CCAAGTTTGGGGCCAATGCCATCCTGGGCGTGTCCCTGGCCGTGTGCAAGGCCGGAGCAGCTGAGAAGGGGGTCCCGCTCTACCGACACATTGCAGATCTCGCCGGCAACCCAGATCTGATCCTCCCGGTCCCT GCCTTCAATGTGATCAACGGGGGCTCCCATGCTGGAAACAAGCTGGCCATGCAGGAGTTCATGATCCTGCCCGTGGGAGCCAGATCCTTCAGGGAAGCCATGCGCATCGGTGCCGAGGTCTACCACCACCTCAAGGGGGTCATCAAGGCCAAGTATGGGAAGGACGCCACCAATGTGGGTGATGAGGGCGGCTTTGCACCCAACATCCTGGAGAACAATGAAG ccctggagctgctgaagacCGCCATCCAGGCAGCTGGTTACCCCGACAAGGTGGTGATTGGCATGGACGTGGCGGCGTCTGAGTTCTATCGCCACGGGAAGTATGATCTCGACTTCAAGTCACCTGACGACCCCGCACGGCACATCtctggggaggagctgggggagcTGTATAAGAGCTTCATCAAGAGCTATCCTG TGGTCTCCATCGAGGACCCTTTTGACCAGGATGACTGGGCTACCTGGACCTCATTCCTCTCGGGGGTCAACATCCAGATCGTGGGGGACGACCTCACAGTCACCAACCCCAAGAGGATTAGCCAGGCCGTTGAGAAGAAGGCCTGCAACTGCCTGCTGCTGAAGGTCAACCAGATCGGCTCAGTGACCGAATCCATCCAGGC CTGCAAACTGGCTCAGTCTAACGGCTGGGGGGTGATGGTGAGCCACCGCTCCGGGGAAACCGAGGACACGTTCATCGCTGACCTCGTGGTTGGGCTCTGCACGGGACAG ATCAAGACTGGTGCCCCCTGCCGCTCAGAGCGTCTGGCCAAATACAATCAGCTCATGAG GATTGAGGAGGCTCTCGGGGACAAGGCTGTTTTTGCTGGACGCAAGTTCCGTAACCCAAAGGCCAAGTGA